A DNA window from Malus domestica chromosome 12, GDT2T_hap1 contains the following coding sequences:
- the LOC103430425 gene encoding heavy metal-associated isoprenylated plant protein 34: protein MEDVIPESESLLLPVNLRHTNGGAKTEGHGAVNGGEGTEKGYIHSEQGEGKEVDAEKKSMIEGTEEEEEKGGGGIITHLISLVSSGSVPKGGDAGKRKGEFEVDDVGNEGFSNKLEREGGGGGENGNGGVFSNLISNFFNQSNGGGGGGGEVDEVNKEAENVMKDIGNKRMKTAEEAEEGGGGGGIIDNIVSHLPTKLPDDAAPTADEASILITSIVKD, encoded by the exons ATGGAGGATGTTATACCAGAGTCTGAAAGCCTGCTGCTTCCGGTGAATCTCCGCCATACAAATGGCGGAGCCAAAACAGAAGGTCATGGAGCTGTTAATGGAGGTGAAGGGACGGAAAAAGGGTACATTCACAGCGAGCAAGGTGAGGGCAAAGAAGTTGATGCAGAGAAGAAAAGCATGATCGAAGGTactgaggaggaagaagaaaagggagGTGGTGGGATTATAACACACCTTATATCTTTAGTTTCTTCGGGGAGCGTTCCGAAAGGCGGGGATgctggaaaaagaaaaggtgaGTTTGAAGTCGATGATGTGGGAAACGAGGGGTTTTCTAATAAGTTGGAGAGagagggtggtggtggtggtgaaaaTGGTAATGGAGGGGTTTTCTCAAATCTCATCTCCAACTTTTTTAACCAGAGTAATggcggcggaggaggaggaggagaggttGATGAGGTGAACAAAGAAGCTGAGAATGTGATGAAGGATATTGGGAATAAGAGGATGAAGACGGCAGAGGAGGCGGAGGAGGGTGGCGGTGGAGGTGGCATCATTGACAACATTGTCTCTCACTTGCCTACAAAACTTCCAG ATGATGCAGCTCCGACAGCGGATGAAGCCTCCATTCTTATTACCTCGATTGTCAAAGACTAA
- the LOC103450693 gene encoding ferritin-4, chloroplastic-like has protein sequence MMSLRAISTFSVPSKLGDKGGAVTTLLPNSKLGSSSSTLSFKPQRKLEKFAASVSSEAVALTGVVFQPFEEVKNDAFVVPVSPQVSLARQRYTDESEAAINEQINVEYNVSYVYHALFAYFDRDNVALKGLANFFKESSEEEREHAEKLMEYQNKRGGRVKLHSVIAAPTEFDHAEKGDALYAMELALSLEKLTNEKLLNLHKVADQNNDPQLMDFIESEFLAEQVEAIKKIADYVTQLRRVGKGHGVWHFDQYLLHEGDAAN, from the exons ATGATGTCTCTGAGGGCCATTTCGACGTTTTCCGTCCCATCCAAGCTAGGGGACAAAGGCGGTGCTGTTACCACCCTCTTGCCCAACTCAAAACTTGGATCATCCTCTTCTACTCTGAGCTTTAAACCGCAGCGAAAACTCGAAAAGTTTGCGGCTTCTGTATCGAGCGAAGCAGTGGCGTTGACCGGCGTGGTGTTTCAGCCGTTTGAGGAGGTGAAGAACGATGCTTTTGTTGTCCCTGTGTCTCCTCAGGTCTCTCTTGCCCGTCAGCGTTACACAGATGAGTCCGAGGCCGCCATTAACGAGCAGATCAA TGTGGAATACAATGTGTCGTATGTGTACCATGCACTGTTTGCGTACTTTGACAGGGACAACGTTGCTCTCAAGGGCCTTGCCAA CTTTTTCAAGGAATCGAGCGAGGAAGAAAGAGAACATGCCGAAAAGCTGATGGAATATCAG AACAAGCGAGGTGGGAGAGTGAAACTGCACTCTGTAATCGCGGCGCCTACGGAGTTTGATCATGCAGAAAAGGGAGATGCATTGTATG CTATGGAGTTAGCATTGTCTTTGGAGAAGCTGACAAATGAAAAACTCTTGAACTTGCATAAG GTTGCAGACCAGAACAATGATCCCCAATTGATGGATTTTATCGAGAGCGAGTTTCTGGCTGAGCAG GTTGAGGCCATCAAGAAGATAGCTGACTATGTCACTCAACTGAGAAGGGTTGGAAAAGGCCATG GAGTGTGGCACTTTGACCAGTATCTCCTTCATGAGGGTGATGCTGCAAACTGA
- the LOC103450696 gene encoding uncharacterized protein, with the protein MATDVSPAFRPVPQPHDFHPEISVSPSSAHDGLEFWQFMIAGSIAGLVEHMAMFPVDTLKTRMQAFGGSCSVQPIGVRQALGSILKLEGPAGLYRGIGAMGLGAGPAHAVYFSVYEMFKEYFTRGNPNSSVAHAVSGVFATVASDAVITPMDVVKQRLQLQSSPYKGVADCVRRVLVEEGVGAFYKSYRTTVVMNAPFTAVHFATYEAAKRGLMEVSPESANDERLVVHATAGAAAGALAAAVTTPLDVVKTQLQCQGVCGCERFSSNSIGDVVRSLVMKDGYRSLMRGWIPRMLFHAPAAAICWSTYEASKTFFQELNGSDSSRN; encoded by the exons ATGGCCACGGATGTCTCCCCTGCATTCCGACCCGTTCCTCAACCCCACGACTTCCACCCTGAAATATCGGTATCCCCCTCCTCCGCCCACGACGGCCTAGAGTTCTGGCAGTTCATGATAGCCGGCTCCATAGCGGGCCTAGTTGAACACATGGCTATGTTCCCAGTTGACACCCTCAAAACCCGCATGCAGGCTTTTGGCGGGTCCTGCTCCGTTCAACCTATTGGAGTTAGACAGGCCCTCGGCTCGATTCTGAAGCTCGAAGGCCCCGCAGGGCTCTACCGCGGCATCGGCGCAATGGGGCTCGGAGCAGGACCTGCCCATGCAGTTTATTTCTCAGTGTACGAGATGTTCAAGGAGTATTTCACACGTGGGAATCCGAATAGCTCGGTGGCTCACGCGGTTTCAGGGGTGTTTGCGACCGTTGCAAGCGACGCGGTGATCACACCGATGGACGTGGTGAAACAGAGGCTGCAGCTGCAGAGCAGTCCGTACAAAGGAGTTGCCGATTGTGTGAGGAGGGTTTTAGTGGAAGAAGGGGTTGGAGCATTTTACAAGTCGTACAGGACGACTGTCGTGATGAATGCCCCGTTCACTGCCGTCCATTTCGCTACGTATGAGGCAGCGAAACGAGGGTTGATGGAGGTGTCGCCGGAGAGTGCGAACGACGAGAGGCTGGTGGTTCATGCCACTGCAGGTGCGGCTGCTGGCGCTTTAGCGGCGGCTGTGACCACCCCGCTTGATGTTGTGAAAACTCAATTGCAGTGCCAG GGGGTTTGCGGGTGCGAAAGATTTTCGAGTAACTCGATAGGGGATGTTGTTCGAAGCCTGGTGATGAAGGATGGATACCGCAGTCTTATGCGAGGTTGGATTCCAAGGATGCTCTTCCATGCCCCTGCTGCTGCAATTTGCTGGTCAACTTATGAAGCATCAAAAACTTTCTTTCAAGAACTCAATGGCAGTGACAGTTCCAGGAACTGA
- the LOC103450697 gene encoding uncharacterized protein At5g01610-like, with translation MDQILNKAGSYWFNQKATKELSSVGDDINSLQSSVEGGAKWLVNKLKGKMQKPLPELLKDFDLAIGIFPRDATNYEFNEETGKLTVYIPTVCEVGYRDSSVLRFFTTVTGYLKKGRLEDIQGMKTKVLIWVNVTCITSEGSKLHFTAGLKRSRSREAYEVQRDGITVEKF, from the exons ATGGATCAGATTTTGAACAAGGCCGGATCCTACTGGTTCAACCAGAAGGCCACCAAGGAGCTCTCGTCCGTCGGGGATGACATCAAC TCATTGCAAAGCAGTGTCGAAGGAGGAGCCAAATGGTTGGTTAATAAACTCAAAG GGAAAATGCAAAAGCCGTTGCCTGAGCTTCTAAAGGATTTTGACTTGGCAATAGGAATCTTTCCTCGTGATGCTACCAACTATGAGTTTAATGAGGAGACTGGGAAACTTACCGTCTATATACCGACTGTCTGTGAAGTGGGCTACAGAGATTCATCTGTTTTGCGTTTTTTCACCACTGTAACTGGATATTTGAAGAAAGGAAGGCTAGAAGACATACAGGGGATGAAGACTAAGGTGCTTATATGGGTAAATGTGACATGCATCACATCAGAGGGATCGAAGCTCCATTTCACAGCTGGGTTGAAGAGAAGCAGGAGTAGAGAGGCATATGAGGTGCAAAGAGACGGAATTACTGTTGAAAAGTTTTAA
- the LOC103450695 gene encoding ferritin-4, chloroplastic-like produces MSTMSLRAISTFSVPSKLGDKGGAVTTLLSNSKLGSSSSALSFKPQQKLEKFAVSASSEAVALTGVVFQPFEEVKNDAFVVPVSPQVSLARQRYTEESEAAINEQINVEYNVSYVYHALFAYFDRDNVALKGLAKFFKESSEEEREHAEKLMEYQNKRGGRVKLHSVIAAPTEFDHAEKGDALYAMELALSLEKLTNEKLLNLHKVGDQNNDPQLMDFIESEFLAEQVEAIKKIADYVSQLRRVGKGHGVWHFDQYLLHEDDAAN; encoded by the exons ATGTCGACGATGTCTCTGAGGGCCATTTCGACGTTTTCCGTCCCATCCAAGCTAGGGGACAAAGGTGGTGCTGTTACCACCCTCTTGTCCAACTCAAAACTTGGATCATCCTCTTCTGCTCTGAGCTTTAAACCGCAGCAAAAACTCGAAAAGTTTGCTGTTTCTGCATCGAGCGAAGCAGTGGCGTTGACCGGCGTCGTGTTTCAGCCGTTTGAGGAGGTGAAGAACGATGCCTTTGTTGTCCCCGTGTCTCCTCAGGTCTCTCTTGCCCGTCAGCGTTACACAGAGGAATCCGAGGCCGCCATTAACGAGCAGATCAA TGTGGAATACAATGTGTCGTATGTGTACCATGCACTGTTTGCGTACTTTGACAGGGACAACGTTGCTCTCAAGGGCCTTGCCAA GTTTTTCAAGGAATCAAGCGAGGAAGAAAGAGAACATGCCGAAAAGCTGATGGAATATCAG AACAAGCGAGGTGGGAGAGTGAAACTGCACTCTGTAATCGCGGCGCCTACGGAGTTTGATCATGCAGAAAAGGGAGATGCATTGTATG CTATGGAGTTAGCATTGTCTTTGGAGAAGCTGACAAATGAAAAACTCTTGAACTTGCATAAG GTTGGAGACCAGAACAATGATCCCCAATTGATGGATTTTATCGAGAGCGAGTTTCTGGCTGAGCAG GTTGAGGCCATCAAGAAGATAGCTGACTATGTCAGTCAACTGAGGAGGGTTGGAAAAGGCCATG GAGTGTGGCACTTTGACCAGTATCTCCTTCATGAGGATGATGCTGCAAACTGA